In the genome of Quercus robur chromosome 3, dhQueRobu3.1, whole genome shotgun sequence, one region contains:
- the LOC126719057 gene encoding protein BIG GRAIN 1-like E: MSITALSDPDKFYKKAFHRRNDSGELHVFEAARYFSGYNEAVEGYNSAAFTQKITREERLQGYKGGRMSLDVPMRNSNSLPQQSHHGVQVLEKQMIMKEKKYKQPSSPGGRLASFLNSLFSQSASKKKKSKSTTQSMKDEEESPGGRRKRRISISHFRSSSTADSKSIYSSSSSGFRTPPPYAQTPTKSYKDLRSYSDHKHVVSLPKYNNDGQVRSTSLHNEVLDDQKFKLSNGISEKCKNLGNGFSQKDRIWLEKCPSDEKDFRKFSEVDDGAESDSSSDLFELQNYDLGYYSSGLPVYETTNMDSIKRGAPISNGPL; this comes from the coding sequence ATGTCTATCACAGCACTTTCAGACCCAGATAAGTTTTACAAGAAAGCTTTCCACCGAAGGAATGATTCTGGTGAGCTTCATGTGTTTGAGGCTGCAAGGTACTTCTCTGGATACAATGAAGCTGTTGAAGGCTACAACAGTGCAGCTTTTACTCAGAAAATTACGAGAGAAGAGAGGCTACAAGGTTACAAAGGAGGTAGAATGAGCTTAGATGTGCCAATGAGAAACTCAAACTCTCTTCCTCAACAATCTCATCATGGAGTACAAGTACTGGAAAAGCAAATGATcatgaaagaaaagaagtacAAGCAACCAAGCTCTCCAGGTGGGAGGCTAGCTAGTTTCTTGAACTCACTTTTCAGTCAATCAGCTtccaagaagaagaaatcaaaaTCCACCACACAGTCTATGAAAGATGAAGAGGAAAGCCCTGgtggaagaaggaaaaggaggatTAGCATTAGTCATTTTAGAAGCTCAAGTACTGCGGATTCCAAGTCCATATACTCTTCTTCAAGTTCAGGTTTTAGAACACCTCCTCCATATGCACAAACTCCTACTAAGAGCTACAAGGATTTAAGAAGCTATTCAGATCATAAACATGTGGTTTCTTTGCCAAAGTACAATAATGATGGACAGGTAAGATCCACATCCTTGCACAATGAGGTCTTGGATGATCAGAAATTCAAATTGAGCAATGGGATTTCAGAGAAATGCAAGAATCTTGGTAATGGGTTTTCACAGAAAGATAGGATTTGGTTGGAAAAATGTCCATCAGATGAAAAGGATTTCAGGAAGTTCAGTGAGGTAGATGATGGTGCAGAAAGTGATTCAAGCTCTGATCTTTTTGAGTTGCAAAACTATGACTTGGGTTACTACTCAAGTGGTTTGCCTGTCTATGAAACTACCAACATGGATAGCATCAAGAGAGGAGCACCAATTTCCAATGGTCCTCTATGA